GTGaggttttcctcctcctctccgatTTGTAAGGGCCACGTGGACAAAGAGCTTAGCAAATGGAAGATCCTCCCCTGTGAGGGACTGGAGGGGTACATGTCGATAGCCAGGCTGGAGGCACTCCAGAGGTATGGTATACTGACCTGAAATTACATTCCAGATGTGAAAAGCTAAATCTTTGCAATCAAAGTCTGTTGGTTGTTGCACCCACTGACCTATAAATTCATCCCCTATGAAGTCATCATCCAGCACCACAAAGCGGACCATGGCAAGCTCAGGCAAGTTGATCTGGAACTCAAAGCTCTCATCAAAGATTGGGTTGTCCCCATTATGGGTCACGGATCTGGTGCGGCGCTCAGCACAGTCTGCAGGGATGCCATGGATCTCCACATACACGTATGGGTCCACAACATCCCCTTTGGCCTCAGCTCCTCTGGGCTTGGGAAGGTTTTGGCCACTAATCACCTAAAAAAAGAGTGCTGTTATTTATGAATTTTGAGAACATAATTGGTTGCAAAGGCTCCCGTCCATGTCATGACATGTCTGGATGTTACTAAAGACAACCAGACTTTTCACtttcacctctcattaaagaaTACTGAACAGTCTTGAGAGCCCTTCAAGAAACTCTAACCCAACAAAACAGTCCAGTCTTTTGATCTTGTTTGTTTTGACCTCTGATTGGTGGTTAACCTTGTTCATCATGAATCACGGTCCACATGATTTCACCTACCTTCACATGAAGTAGCTGTGGAGACACACCAGGCACTGTGTCTCTGGTGTCAGCGCTGAAATAAGACACCTCCTGCCGCATGATGGCTGGACGCAGTACATAGCCACAGCTCCCATTCTGCCTGAACCAGGCTGTGTTCAGGTCCATCATCAGGCCTGCTGTCTGAAAATTCATGGACACAATCTGACAACCGCACTTCCACAGGTCCTGGGGGTTCATGTTGCTCGAGTCAATACGCATAGGGCTGGGGTACACCCGTGACAAGAAATGCTTGTTGTGGTTGACAAAGTCACCAGGGCTCTCACTAGCAAGACGCACAGCCAAAGACTCGTGAAAGGAGCACAGTTCCCAAGGATTTTTGCTTTTGGATGATGTTGGAAAGTCAATGAAGCGGACAGACTGGCAAAGAGTTACCAGGTCAGAGAGCTCTTTCAACAGTTGGAAACAGttgggaggaagatgaacagGATTTGACTGAGTGGTGGATGTGAAGGAGACACTTTTTTGCATTATGTCCTTCTCACTTGTTCCAGACGTTGCTACTCCACTGTTGGCAGCTTTTATCCTTTGGCACATCTCtgctccttcatcctcctcactcACCTCGCCATCCTCTCCATCCCAACCCGGGCCCAACTTTTTTCCTTTCAGTAGGATTCGATGCCTCAGGGCAAGTGGCGATGGTAGGTACACAGCCCCTTCATCTGGAAGATCTGCGTACAGCCTCTCACCAAATATCCTTATGAGATGCTGGCACATCACTTTCTGCTGTCGCAGTGAACAGTGGTTTTCAATACACAGGATTAACGGAAACTCTGATGCCACAAATGCGAATCTTCCAATTGCTTCTAACACACGTGGCAGAGATAATGGTGGCGAGAGCGTGTGTCCAGTACACACCACTGGCTCCTCATCAGGGCCGTCCCAAACGTCCACCTCCACACAGCGGCAGCCCATCTTAAGGGCACGGATGTAACCGGAGACATCAGAGGGACCTTGGAACTGGTCCTCTATGAGGTAGGTATTGTGGGAGGAGTTTATGTAGTAGTGCGACAAAGGTTGGGACATGTCCTGACACACACGGTCATGCTCCGGGTCAAAGAGGTGGCACTCTGTAGATGTGAGGTAGCTGGTGAAGCCGTCCAGTGACAGGTATCCCTGCTGCCGTCCCTCCTCCGATGGCTCATGGGTCTGAATGAGTTTCAGACTGGTTTCCTCACACACCTAGAGGAAAGAGTGAAACAAAAAGTAGTGATGTAGTagagctgtgtctcaattcatgAAGGTCCAATTAATTTGTGTTACCCACCTGAGCTGTGCCCTGCTCAGCTTCGATGAACTTTATCAGGTCTTTGGTGTCCAAGAACTCCTTGTTGCTGGAAAACTGCACCAACAGAAAGTAGATCTCTGGACGTGTGCAAAAGTCATGAAATGCCTCAATGAAGTCCAGCTTGGTGACTTGTTCTTGTCTTCCTGTTAGCTTTGTGGTTTCACTGTGCTCTTTTAGTCCAGATATATTATCTAGTGTAAGCCcacacatcttctccctgactCTTTGGAGCTCTTTAAACCTGTGCTCCAGTTTGCTGCCGCTCACCCCAGGGTTCACACTCTGTATCAACTTTACAGCTGACTGCAAGCGAATCCCTTCCTTAATGCCCTCCTGTCTGTCcaaatcagcagcagaggagaacaACCGCTCCAGCCAGTGCAGACGAAGACTGTCCTGACTGCTCGCAAGCATGTCGAGGGCATGTTTCCCATACTGCATCAGATACCTAGTAGATGAGAGAAGAACAGACAAGGCCTCTGCATTAGAACTGAATGTTGTCATAATACTGAAtcacaaacattttttatttgaggCATTTTGTGCAGTGCCTGAAATATGAGGTATAATAACTTCAGCCGAACAAATACTTTGAAGTCAAAACATATTTAATCACACGGCTCTTCATAACAAAGAAGTCTCAAagatatatatatgatatataaaaaaaatcaacccaCATAATCTCACTCTTCATCTTTGTACAATCAATactgaagaaaaaggaaaatatagGTATATTGTTGGACTGGCATGAAAGAACGATTTAGATTATCTTGATTATATTTCCTGCACGACGAAACCTTTATTCAACCACAAATTAGATCTCTGTCATGACTTGTTCACCTTGACGTCAGTCAGTCAGAACACCAGTGAGGACTATATGTCACTGAACACTGGATGGAAACGTGTCTAAAGCTCAacaaagctttatttttattttatttattttattttagatactgtattaatcccagagggaaattctttacggcagtgtcatacaatgactagcaaggcgcgccacaggctagggtgaagtgtcttgcccaagaacacacaacagcgactagggaggagttgggatcgaaccaccaaccttccggttactagacaaacaataaaataacaataaaatatgtttaaaatatgtttagCTTTTTTCTATTATATATCCATTGTTTTAGATCACACAATAGGAAGATGATCCAAGCAGCCAGCAAATCAACAAACCAGTGTTTGTTCCTTTGCACCTGCTTCTTTGGTAAAGTTTGAAATATGGACAAACTTCACTGATCAATAGTTCATAAGAGAAACCTTGTTATAACACAAATGCAATCTTTTTACAAGAGCAGGGAAAAGCTTTTTGTTTACCTTTCTATTGATTGGAAGAGGCATTGTTTGTGTTGACATGAGCGATTTATATTGTGATTATTTCCAACTCAACTCTACAGTTGTACTATAGAATAACTTACTCCAAGTTCTATGTTCTGTCATACCTCAGGCCTGTAACCCAAATGTTAGCCACTTCGGCAGAGTTAGCCACCAGATCCAAGCTTTCATATACTTCTCCATAGATGATGGAGAATGCACAGTCCTCTGAAATCTGCTCATAAACACCACTGGTGCGGAAGGTTTCTGTGTTACGGCCTGTTCGTACCTAgaatcagaaaacaaaaaacctgCATGAGATACAATAAAGATAAATGGACTGTTGTGTCCCGTGTGCCTAAGGGTTGTAAATATGTTCATTACATTAGTCAGTCAGATCATTCAACCAGAATGGGGAACACTGACCTCTCGTATAGAGGCCAGACAGATCCGAGCTTTGTCCGACTCCTTCTTGGAAGGCTCCCAACACAGAGCCTGGAGGCCAGCATCCAGAAGGTAGTAACGCTGGTAGACGCGTGAGTTGGGTCGGATTTTCTTCAGCTCGCTCCCCTCAACCTGGAAACAGGATAAGGATGAAGTCGTCACCCACTGACTCTCATTGCAGAGCTCAGTCCACTTCACAGCTGAACACGCTCTGCTGAATGTTTGACAGGATCAGAAGACTTTGATCTTCCAGAATCCCTCGGTGCATCTGTGGcacattaaatatttcatgCACAGGTATGTAAAGCTTATATTTTATGTAAGgggtcacacagctgctgaccCACCATAGAGTGGATACAATCTGCAGCGCTGCTGATCTTCTTCTCtgacaaactgctgctgaaggacacagtcttcttcctctcccGACCAGCACGTGATCCATCCTgaaaaaggagggagggaaggatgaAATGATGGCACAGATAAAGGAGGAGTGGGGTGTAGCAATAATAAGAAGTGGAATGCTTTGGAAGAGAGAAGCAGCGGTAGGCAGACAGTGATTCCTCTGTTGAGTATATtctttattaacattttttccAGTCCACAATGGATCTCAAAGGATTAAAAGGCATATCAGCTTATATAACcatacataaacacagattatTTGGTCTACCATGAGGAGTCTCCTCCTCCCAATCTGCTAGTTTTTTCCTGATACCATGCTAAAAGCCTTTGCTTGCCCTTGCCCTTCACCATTACACCATTAATCATACCTGACTagacagaggcagcaggctgcagcattCTAATTCCGCCCCTCCACAATGACAGTGGCAGGCCCAATCAGTTTATCTGTGCACGTCATTACAGCTCATCCATCTAAATTTAATGGCCAATCAGATGTCACCCCCACAAAGTGCCTCATACTAAGATAAGAGCACATACTATGTGGGCAAAGTTATTTAATTACAGGTATAATAGTTCTgataaaatcaaatcaaagactTCATCAAGGCTAGTATAGGGTAGGAAAACAGAATTATAGCTGATTCAATGAAAACTCCGACATACTTAACATACCTGTTTCCTATCTCAAGGCATATTGGACAAAATCTAATTGGTAGTTCATAGTTAACAGAAGCAGCTGAGTACAGAGAGATTATGTCTTTATGTGTATTCAAAACATTCTCATCATGTGATATCTCAGGAGTGCCTCAACAAAATTTGGTACAAGTGAGTCAAGGAGAAGCCTGCTATATTTtggtggtcaaaggtcattGTGGCCTCTCCAAGCATGTTTATTTCACACAAATGTCTGGCAGGATAAACCTGAAGTGAAAGCTTGTTATATCTGTGAATGCTTATCACGGTCTGATTAATCTCTGCTCATCAGCATAACACTGATTCAAATAAGACTTTATATGAACCTCAAGAGCGCCTGTGCCTTTTATGAGAGATGAGAAGAGGGGAGGGAAACCTTATATGAAAGAAATCGGTGGGATATAAAAGGCAaaaagagatgagagagaagagctttgaaaaaaaagacctgagCTGTGTTTCACTGAAAGAATATGAATGAACACATGGAAGAGGCAAAGAGGATGAAAGTGTTTTCCTCAGATGGTACGGAGGGTGTCAAACCATCACAAATCCTTGTAGAATCAATCACCTTATTAGAATGGAGaatttcaagttttttttttcaagctagAGTGATGAGGGAGTGCACTAAAAATACCCCCAAGTCCCTCAGGGCTTGATAGAGTTAGTGCGAGGGGTTGTGGACAAGACCACCCTTCCAATCTCATTGTGAAAACTTTGAAAGGAAGAGACAGAATAGGAAGGTGTCTGTCCATTTTAGTCTCTTATAAAGCATTTTATGACACACTATAAAATGCTGACATGTAATTGATCTAATTGATTTTGTgttctcattaaaaaaaactgctcccTAGAGCGCTGTAGCAACACCTCTAAATTTAACTCCACCTCAAATAGAAAAGCTGTCAAGTAGGAGGAAGATATGAAAAGCAAATTAGGcttttatattattaaaaaataatttattttaaaaacagcacTCTAGTAGAAATGTTTATAAGGTAATAGGAACTTCACTGGCAGAGATACAGCTACACATTTAGCACCAAATGATTCACACTTTCCTTTTTTCACACTGTGTAGTGACAGGCACAGGAGATTAATGCTGGTGGCCTCAATCTATATGTCttcctgtgtgactgtgtgtgtgtgtgacattacTACTAATGGTCCCTCTGTGGCTTTAACAGCACCCATCTCTGTGCACACATCACCCAGTTTAGAAATCCCAGGTAAATAACACTTTCTCTACTGACATTCACTCACTtgtaacaaacacagcagcactgataaGAAGTTTTTTTAACCAAACTAATAACGCTCCACTCGTATAGCATTCAACTGCCACAAGCTGCAATAGAAACGCCAGGACTCTTCTGGAGGCATGCTCAGCAGTTGGGATTCAATTATCttgtgtgtggaggctgtccTGCATGTTCACCTCTGTTTGCCTACGGCATAAATAACTGATGGAAAgagcaagagaaagagagagatacagAGTTCAAAAACACAACCAAACAACACTGACGTCACTGAATAAATTATCCTGGCAAGATAAAACTAGAGGGCACATATTTCCAAATAGATAACCACCTTAACAAAACCCAAATATATTGATTTTTCTATGCAAAACATACTGGTGAAGGAGATTAGAGTAGCTGTGTCCACATGCAAGATGAAGCAAGTTCAGCTTCCAGCTCATGGTAAGATTCCACTTCCATCTTTCCTTCATCTCTGCACAGTACATCTTCATCACAAAGTTTTCTCACACAGAGTAAGATGAGTCTCCAAAACCACCACTGCACttcaaaacaggaagcagcctgTCAGCCCGTCGCAGAGAGTTTCCTGTGGCTCTGAGAGCGAAGTGAAGTGACAACAGAGAGCAAATGAAAAAATGTTGTAACCCTCAACCGTCTTGATGAGTATTGGTTATTTTTAGATTTGACAGACTAGCAAGTGTTAACATGTCTACAGTTTTGTTAATGAAACTTCATCTGCTATACTAGCAGTgtacagaaacatgtttttttctgtgcactTGTTGAATATATTTTAAAGCAGCCAGTGACTCCAGCTAATATTGAGCAGCTCACATTCATTTTTACACGTTTGATCGGCCTTGATATATTCCGGGCCAGATGATGCAACGTTGGTATCTATAAGGTAATCACCAATGGGTTCTCTGATTCTGTTTTTTGTACTTAGTTATTTAAAGGGTATTTTTTTACACTGTCTCCTGTTAGAGCCAAAAACAATGTGACTGAAAGATAATAAAGTTGTTCTAATATTTTCTTTTGTAATGCTGAAGGGGAGCAAAGagtctgttttcatttgttggaAATGTACAAAAGATTACCAAAAAACTGGATGATTGTGTGACTATGAGATTACTGATGTCCCTGTTAGACTGATTGAACAGATGGACAAATGTGGTGAAGGATGGAGAGTGAGAGAATTGGGAAACTGTGTGGCAGAGCACAGTGGATGCAGTTATCagagaaggacacacacaatgacagacagacatcacAGAAAGTACAAAtttaagaggggaaaaaggaaaaagaaaaaaaagagatggatGCTTTTTGGCTGATTGCTGTCTGTCTTTAGTGTAAGAGGCTGGTGCACTTGGTATTCTCCTGTAGGCACCGGCACATCCTTGTGCCTTCATTAGCCAGCTCACATGCATGTATAATATGATGTATGGGAGTGTGAATGGATGCAACAAGCTTGCATCATTAATTAGGGCTTCACCGAGTCATCAGAATCAAGATGTAGGTCATTAGTGGATGTCGTCTTTGATACGTTAATTAAGACACAACGAGAAAGAAAGACGGTTGTTACTAGGTGAGAGGAAATAAAGAATAGTGGACTGAAAATTAGACAGGAGTGTGAAGAGTCATGCCTGTGGTCTTGTGTGTTTGACAGTAGATGATGGATGCTTAATGGCATAGTTTATTACAACAGCCTCTCACCCTGGAGCACACAACACCACCAAGGGGGGTTATGAGGGTGATTTATACTAAAATGTGAGATGACGTATTGCATGTGCTAAAAAAAGGCCTTCAGAACACAATGTAAGGAAGTGTAGGCCCACCATTAATAAATACTGCCGGACATCAGACGttgaaaatataaataacagcATATAGTTCCAGGCACTTATCCACCACTCTTAATTAATGCACAAGGAATAGGCTATCTTACTGTgggtaaccatagcaacagtgGTGATGCTTTACATGCTGTCAACAGTTAATTCTCAGTCATCACACAAACCTGAACACAGTTTAATCAGTCCTGTCAGCCCTGGTAAAAGCAGGGCTGACAGTGAAATGATAAGTCAAACACTCACAAAGGCTAAACAGAAATGAACTCCAAACAAAGCTAAATGCAAACATGCGCTGTAATTGTGTTTGCATTTTGGTTAACGCAGTGTGGCTATCAAGGGTAAAACTGGCCAAAAAAAAGTCTCCTTTCGAGATGAATGCATATTTAATTCAGTTAAGACATCAGCTACCAGCTACCGGTACTGGTACAAACCAGATCTTTAAATGTTAGTTGTCATACTACTTGTCATACAATATTTGAAAGCAAGTCACAAAGCATGATGACATTCTGCATACGATTTGTTACTGGATATTAGAGATAAACCGAGCAGACAAAGGACTGTGTGGTCAGGCCTTTCTGTCAGCAGCTCGAACTATGGAAACGGTGAATGTGCATGATGTATGCATTGTGGTAAGTTTTCACAGTAACTCAACTGCTCACTCTGACTGTAAACCCCTGCCCTTGTGGCAAGTAGAGCAGCAGATGCTCTTTTACGCTTGAAACCTTTGAAGTCCCATGTGCACACAAGTacgtacacacaaacatgcatgcacGCCACACAAAATGAGGCAAGTAAAAGGTCACCTTGTCAGAGAGATAACCACAATTTCAGCTGACTAACGTCACAGATGCATTTAACGAAGATAGTGGGGAAACTAAAACCAAGAACAGGCAGTTGGAGACTTGAGTCGGGAATGTGGGCAAGTGTTCAAAGTGCAGAGAGGGGCTTTCTCATGCCTCAGTGATGACGTCGCTGAAGCTTACTAACTAGGCACAAACTCAGACATCCATGCACACATATCACTGcaaatgaatggatggatggatgttatgAACGTAGAGTTGTATATGTGGATTCAATCAGCAGTAGGGCTCTGAGCTGTGTTTCCTGTGGCTCCATCACAATCAGTGAGAAGGTTGACCCACTCCCTGCCAGGCTTATACAGTCTGAAGTGCTTCAAAGCAGAACTAAAGATGTTGATTTGAACTGTAGGAGATGCTCAGGGCTGCTCTGAGTCAAACAGTTAGTTCCTGGTTGCTAAAGCCTCTGGCTAATTCTGCTCTCTACAGaatctaaaaaacacacacagggacacccaaaatgcagacacacattcatTACACATGCATACTGATGAAGgttcaaaacacaaaacaaaccctCACAATCTGTCCAGCAGTTAAGGAGCATGGTACCCCTCTTTAAGAGAAGCTGGTGTATTCAGCCTTCAAAAAGTGAGCAGCAACACCATCATCCTCAGTCAAAAGggtgaccactgagctccttcttTGTCTCAGGTAATAGTAGTATCCAAGTTAAAATCCAGATAGCAACATCTCTACTGCTGACTTCCCATGCTGAGTCTTCTTGATGATACCAGCAGCTCTATCAAGAGATTAGCACAAAAGACCTCTGTGGTTGTGTAAAACTACTTCATGTAATCCACCATCAGTGTCCCCTTTGAACCTCATaaaacagagaccatcaccttgaAGTTCTGTCTTGGAAGCAGGAGGTTGAGTATTACCACTGTGTTGATTGTTCTTTCATCTCTGGTTGGAAGTTGAGATAGCCAATGCAGAAATGCACTATTTTTTGAGCCACTGCTGACTTACAATTTGTGAAAATTATTTACGTCAAACATTCTGTATAATCATAAGCACATTTCCCTGTACTATAGGGCACACTTAACTTAATCACCCTCACAAGATAAGCCAATTATATCCAGGCTCTAGTATCAAACtttttgcagaaaaaaatgccAAACCAACTATTTCAACAAGTCTAGACATTACTATGCATTGCAATTTATTTCATTACtaaagtgtgtaaaaaaaaaacacattattgttTTTGGTTAACAACAATAAACTATAATTATTTAGATGTGTGGTTTTCAGGAGACAAcaatgtgcacatacacaccctttcacacaaacataaacatgcaACCGCAGTTTTCTCAGTGTTATGGTGAATGTTGGCATGAGTAATAAGAGAACTGGGAAGCAGATATTTGTTGTGCCTCACAATATTTTTACTAGAAGGCAAGTctgagcaagtgtgtgtgtgtgtgtaagagagagagcttgaaagAGACAGTGTTGGGCTCTTAGTTCTGCATCTTCTTTATGCATAAGATTGAGAGGACAATGGACAGCATAAGGTTTACTCTGATTAAATGCAACCACAGGTATCTCAAttaaggcaaacacacacacacacacacacacactctggacaTAAATCCCTGACTTCTGTTAAAACCGGTCTGGAATgtcatgtttcctgtttatCTGCCTACATACCACCCTGACTCTTGTGTGGAATCCTGAGTTTAGCCATAGGGGCAGTCTagcaagcagaaaaacatgctACTGTGTTGACAGATGGATTCATAATACAGAGCTCCATCTTTTTTAAATCCTCAACAGTTTATGATTCAGAAGCACACttgatgtgactgtgactgtgctAGACTGCTGATTAGACACTGAGCATTATTGGCCCAATGTAACCACTGATCGaacaaaacatcacatcaccAAGTACAATAGCAAAGGAAGTATGTGaagtgtgcagtgtgttttcCCACGCTGTTCTGGCTGCATCACCAATGTTTGAAGTAAAAGCTGGGGCGAGAGACATCCAACGACAAGCACggacacacactaacaacacTCACGACCCCAGCTGAAACACCTGAACTCCACGCGACCAGAGTCTTTCAACATCCCCTCTGTGCTGTGTGGCCCTGCCCAAAGCAGGGCTGCGTGTGGGCAAGGAGGTGAGAAACACTCTGTTCCAGTGAAACAGAGAGAGTGACTTATCATCACCAACTGTTCATGACTTAGCAATAGCAATATTGCAACATGAACTGTGTGAGGAAATTGGCCAACAGGCCGGTTTCCTGTATTGCTGAGTCAATCTCATGTTGGAATAATCATGTCTTTGCATGCCGCAGCTCTGCTGACGAGTAATGCCTACAGATCAATAGGCCTCCCACATGCCAGAAGGCCAAAACAATAAAAGGACAAAGTCAGGGGACAAGTTATTGATTAGGTGTGTTTAATATGGCTTTAAATGCTGTCAAATACATGTGAAATCTACATTGAGATATCAATGTGTTGACATTTGCAGGCACAGGCAGTAGGACAGAGGAATCCAACTGTGAGCCACAGAAGGTGGAGTGGATGTAATTTCTCATTTTAATCAAAGTCTACAGCAGgttgttcctcctcttcctctttcttgcTGATGAGGTGCAAATAAGTCACACTGCCTGCTGTACAAATCATATGACACACATGAGTACACATGACAGTCTCCTCTCTTTGATGTGACACTGTTTGTCCTGTGGTGCTTAGATACACAAAATGTTAAATTCCTCAACAGCACCGACAGCCGAGGTGAGATGAGGTGACTGATTATTCTGATGTTTGACACAGATACAGAGGAAGTTGACAGAAGGTAGTGTCCCAACCTGATAACAGTTGATTCTCAGGCTGCAGGTTGATTATATCCAGCAGTGTTAGTAAATTGCTGCCAGTGCATCTATGCAGGACTCCAGTGATTCAGGAGCAATTAAGTAATTACATTCAACTTGATGTGATATTTGTCTTTAGTGCGTGCTTCCGAGGTTAATTCTGGACTTTCTACATTCATTTTAATGTCTTCCTGCTTATATTTAAAAGAATACGAGCTGTTCTCTACAAACGGAAACAATGGCCTACCTTGATCAGACTGCTGCGTCGAGGGATCGGTCTATTTGCTGAATCTGAACCTGCGCTCTCCCACGTCGGGGACTCGCAGCTGGATTCGCTTTGGACCTTCTTGACGGTGTCAGGCACGCTGCAGTTGCCGTTTGACACGGGCTCCCCGCTCATACCGGCTGCTCCTGACGCAGCTTTCCAGCCTGCTGCAACCGGTGGACTGACAGCGCTCTTATTCTCTCCAAATTCGGCCATGGGTGGTTAGACACTGCTGGATTTCTTAGTGCTCATGAAAGCAGCGGGGTTCCGAAAGCAACAGcgctgcacactgacacagacgTGCCATC
This region of Parambassis ranga chromosome 2, fParRan2.1, whole genome shotgun sequence genomic DNA includes:
- the LOC114450417 gene encoding inactive phospholipase C-like protein 2 isoform X1 gives rise to the protein MAEFGENKSAVSPPVAAGWKAASGAAGMSGEPVSNGNCSVPDTVKKVQSESSCESPTWESAGSDSANRPIPRRSSLIKDGSRAGRERKKTVSFSSSLSEKKISSAADCIHSMVEGSELKKIRPNSRVYQRYYLLDAGLQALCWEPSKKESDKARICLASIREVRTGRNTETFRTSGVYEQISEDCAFSIIYGEVYESLDLVANSAEVANIWVTGLRYLMQYGKHALDMLASSQDSLRLHWLERLFSSAADLDRQEGIKEGIRLQSAVKLIQSVNPGVSGSKLEHRFKELQRVREKMCGLTLDNISGLKEHSETTKLTGRQEQVTKLDFIEAFHDFCTRPEIYFLLVQFSSNKEFLDTKDLIKFIEAEQGTAQVCEETSLKLIQTHEPSEEGRQQGYLSLDGFTSYLTSTECHLFDPEHDRVCQDMSQPLSHYYINSSHNTYLIEDQFQGPSDVSGYIRALKMGCRCVEVDVWDGPDEEPVVCTGHTLSPPLSLPRVLEAIGRFAFVASEFPLILCIENHCSLRQQKVMCQHLIRIFGERLYADLPDEGAVYLPSPLALRHRILLKGKKLGPGWDGEDGEVSEEDEGAEMCQRIKAANSGVATSGTSEKDIMQKSVSFTSTTQSNPVHLPPNCFQLLKELSDLVTLCQSVRFIDFPTSSKSKNPWELCSFHESLAVRLASESPGDFVNHNKHFLSRVYPSPMRIDSSNMNPQDLWKCGCQIVSMNFQTAGLMMDLNTAWFRQNGSCGYVLRPAIMRQEVSYFSADTRDTVPGVSPQLLHVKVISGQNLPKPRGAEAKGDVVDPYVYVEIHGIPADCAERRTRSVTHNGDNPIFDESFEFQINLPELAMVRFVVLDDDFIGDEFIGQYTIPLECLQPGYRHVPLQSLTGEDLPFAKLFVHVALTNRRGGGKPHKRGLSVRKARKGREYTALRDLGVRGVDEVFKMASPLLREATDLRGNMQNSVAVFRELCGVSAVANLMQCVLALSSRVSGPEGMPLLLFDLRDHYPILEPQGPLPDVLRRVIATYEMMVQTSKAVMELSDGIYDRILHIQTTAMEFHEKLQSLATKEGLKGCKVSRALESFSWNITILKGQADLLKHAKAEVEENMKQVHDAALTGNLTKERLGLRRVRSQTRRGQDDKPTASARGLST
- the LOC114450417 gene encoding inactive phospholipase C-like protein 2 isoform X2, producing MAEFGENKSAVSPPVAAGWKAASGAAGMSGEPVSNGNCSVPDTVKKVQSESSCESPTWESAGSDSANRPIPRRSSLIKDGSRAGRERKKTVSFSSSLSEKKISSAADCIHSMVEGSELKKIRPNSRVYQRYYLLDAGLQALCWEPSKKESDKARICLASIREVRTGRNTETFRTSGVYEQISEDCAFSIIYGEVYESLDLVANSAEVANIWVTGLRYLMQYGKHALDMLASSQDSLRLHWLERLFSSAADLDRQEGIKEGIRLQSAVKLIQSVNPGVSGSKLEHRFKELQRVREKMCGLTLDNISGLKEHSETTKLTGRQEQVTKLDFIEAFHDFCTRPEIYFLLVQFSSNKEFLDTKDLIKFIEAEQGTAQVCEETSLKLIQTHEPSEEGRQQGYLSLDGFTSYLTSTECHLFDPEHDRVCQDMSQPLSHYYINSSHNTYLIEDQFQGPSDVSGYIRALKMGCRCVEVDVWDGPDEEPVVCTGHTLSPPLSLPRVLEAIGRFAFVASEFPLILCIENHCSLRQQKVMCQHLIRIFGERLYADLPDEGAVYLPSPLALRHRILLKGKKLGPGWDGEDGEVSEEDEGAEMCQRIKAANSGVATSGTSEKDIMQKSVSFTSTTQSNPVHLPPNCFQLLKELSDLVTLCQSVRFIDFPTSSKSKNPWELCSFHESLAVRLASESPGDFVNHNKHFLSRVYPSPMRIDSSNMNPQDLWKCGCQIVSMNFQTAGLMMDLNTAWFRQNGSCGYVLRPAIMRQEVSYFSADTRDTVPGVSPQLLHVKVISGQNLPKPRGAEAKGDVVDPYVYVEIHGIPADCAERRTRSVTHNGDNPIFDESFEFQINLPELAMVRFVVLDDDFIGDEFIGQYTIPLECLQPGYRHVPLQSLTGEDLPFAKLFVHVALTNRRGGGKPHKRGLSVRKARKGREYTALRDLGVRGVDEVFKMASPLLREATDLRGNMQNSVAVFRELCGVSAVANLMQCVLALSSRVSGPEGMPLLLFDLRDHYPILEPQGPLPDVLRRVIATYEMMVQTSKAVMELSDGIYDRILHIQTTE